In Chryseobacterium gotjawalense, the following are encoded in one genomic region:
- a CDS encoding T9SS type A sorting domain-containing protein: MMTTTNIFFISFNKNFLFTFLFLLASIFSHAQNVGDFQTRPSGITWPQNWTSSVWQIYQSDGQWHDTTAYPDNTARTVTILAGAEINTDIASVIIGNLYVKGKLNVTRDFTIKTFGTETDPILFIENGTVTLTVGNTLYLPAESNIFINIDQATKGIQTTGGCNGNTRVKIGLATFSACQGNGQGDGTFSTINQAAADGTAFTIAGPTLFCAGTSSVGLTGRKLGLQVASNIKWELTAKPTGVGTFVVTSSDSTFPFSTTVPATLFTAAGDYVFTFSFEVQVDKKTTKTFQDFVTVSVNGPTFTSRPAPSTTYCQNDVATALSVVASGTGTLTYQWYSNSANNNTGGAPINGATGSSYTPPTNTAGTVYYYVVVAAGCGVVASNTAQVTVNASTAIINTHPLAASYCQNNAAIAMSVAGKGFTGYQWYSNTTNSNTGGTAISGATSSSYTPSTATAGIMYYYVTVRGSCGSVTSNTALITVTANNTVELTSAAGTNSQAKCISTAITPIAYATTGATGATVTGLPAGVTGSWSANVVTISGTPTVSGSFSYTVTLTGGCGAITSTGTITVTVNNTVTLTSVAGTNSQTKCLSTAITPITYATTGATGATVTGLPAGVTGSWAANVVTISGTPTVSGPFSYTVTLTGGCVAITATGTITVTAANTSGVPSSSPTVCINTAIPNVTIMTTGATGIGSATGLPIGVSANWSGNVITISGTPTASGTFSYSIPLTGGCGSVTATGTITVTATNTAGVASSTPTLCINTALINITHSTTGATGISNSGVSGANGLPAGVSATWSANVISISGTPTASGTFNYSITLTGGCGLVSATGTITVFAGNTVGAVSSYPSLCLGNSLTITHATTGSTGLGTVTGLPIGVNASWSGNVLTISGTPTSSGTFNYSIALTGGCGTANATGTITVNALPTASVTGNNQICKNTDAVFNLTGTPGATVMYNINGGGNSSVVLAGGTALVTVPLATVNQTLNIVSVSNGTCINSTGSSATVKVGEDSVYTGTVPTGSWSRGLPNDDGLNAVIAGNYNTSEGDIKACNCTVQSGGVLAISAGTFAEFENNITNNGTLTVESDGNLIQVNKNAVNSGNIVVKRDIKFSAGRQQYNYLISPVKNMGLKDIYKDEKGNPVAVPFVLYHNEADNKFYNSSGAYIPGRALAVKEATGVFAPSTMTAIFTGEPMNGDLLYNLVNSSTTNTNRGYNLIGNPYPSNLDLAAFYRDNSDGLSPTFNLWDSTANTRTTQEGDNYGGQAYSQWNAATPPGSGSGVNAKGDVATAKIPTKYVKVGQGFMAKSLVSTKKVTFTNTMRSTGAAEGFFGKEAVSFDRYWLNLTSPANITSQIAVVYFPGGNDAYTLEDSNSLLGTDAIYSLVENQPVSINGKSSFRNTDVVLLGTNHFANGNYTIALGNQKDGVFANGQNIYLKDKQTGVITNLSEGNYTFASNAGESTGRFEIIYQPGAVLATDAATKEELVIYRDNSDFVVKAQTKQITAIEVYDAAGRLIYRVQPNSKTAVIAADRLVNGVYILKISQNGQLTSRKIVR; this comes from the coding sequence ATGATGACAACTACCAATATTTTTTTTATTTCTTTTAATAAGAATTTTTTATTTACCTTTTTATTTCTGCTGGCTTCTATTTTTAGCCATGCCCAGAATGTAGGGGATTTTCAAACCCGCCCCAGCGGAATTACCTGGCCGCAAAACTGGACAAGTAGTGTCTGGCAAATATATCAGTCGGATGGGCAATGGCATGATACAACTGCTTACCCTGACAATACAGCCAGAACGGTAACGATCTTAGCAGGTGCTGAAATAAATACAGACATTGCATCTGTAATCATTGGAAACCTGTATGTCAAAGGCAAGTTGAATGTCACCCGAGATTTTACTATTAAGACTTTCGGAACTGAAACTGATCCCATTTTGTTTATTGAAAATGGTACCGTTACCTTAACAGTTGGTAACACACTTTATTTGCCTGCCGAATCTAATATATTTATAAATATTGATCAAGCAACAAAAGGTATTCAAACCACAGGAGGGTGTAATGGCAATACGCGAGTAAAAATTGGTCTTGCAACTTTTTCTGCTTGTCAAGGAAATGGTCAGGGTGATGGGACTTTTTCTACAATCAATCAGGCCGCGGCGGATGGTACTGCATTTACGATTGCAGGTCCTACATTATTTTGCGCCGGTACCTCATCTGTGGGCCTTACTGGCCGTAAACTAGGTCTACAAGTAGCATCAAATATTAAGTGGGAGCTTACCGCTAAGCCCACTGGAGTAGGAACATTTGTCGTAACCAGTAGTGACAGTACCTTTCCTTTTTCTACTACAGTACCAGCTACTTTGTTTACTGCTGCGGGCGATTATGTCTTTACCTTCAGTTTTGAGGTACAGGTTGATAAGAAAACAACTAAAACTTTTCAAGATTTTGTTACGGTTTCTGTAAATGGTCCTACTTTTACATCTAGGCCAGCTCCTTCCACCACCTATTGTCAAAATGATGTGGCAACAGCTTTATCTGTTGTAGCTTCCGGTACAGGAACACTTACTTACCAGTGGTACAGCAATTCCGCTAATAATAATACAGGAGGGGCACCTATTAACGGAGCTACTGGTTCAAGTTATACACCGCCGACCAATACGGCGGGGACGGTGTATTACTATGTGGTGGTAGCGGCAGGATGCGGAGTAGTAGCGTCAAACACGGCGCAAGTTACTGTAAATGCGTCAACCGCAATAATCAACACCCATCCACTCGCAGCTTCATATTGTCAGAATAATGCGGCCATCGCAATGTCGGTTGCAGGAAAAGGTTTCACCGGATACCAATGGTACAGTAATACCACGAACAGTAATACAGGTGGAACGGCAATCAGTGGCGCAACTTCTTCCTCTTATACTCCGTCCACTGCAACAGCAGGAATCATGTATTATTATGTAACAGTGAGAGGCAGTTGTGGATCGGTAACCTCCAATACAGCATTGATTACAGTAACGGCTAATAATACGGTTGAGTTAACCTCAGCTGCGGGAACAAACAGCCAAGCGAAATGTATCAGTACTGCAATTACCCCAATTGCTTATGCTACAACAGGAGCTACGGGAGCGACAGTGACCGGACTTCCAGCGGGAGTGACCGGAAGCTGGTCAGCCAACGTGGTTACCATCAGTGGGACGCCAACAGTTTCAGGGTCATTTTCTTATACCGTTACTTTAACGGGCGGCTGTGGTGCCATCACTTCAACAGGAACGATTACAGTTACGGTTAACAATACCGTTACTTTAACCTCAGTTGCGGGAACAAACAGCCAAACGAAATGTCTCAGTACAGCAATTACCCCAATTACTTATGCTACAACAGGAGCTACGGGAGCGACAGTGACCGGGCTTCCAGCGGGAGTGACCGGAAGCTGGGCAGCCAACGTGGTTACGATCAGTGGGACGCCAACAGTTTCAGGGCCATTTTCTTATACCGTTACTTTAACGGGCGGCTGTGTTGCCATCACTGCAACAGGAACGATTACGGTGACGGCAGCGAATACATCAGGAGTGCCTTCGTCCTCTCCTACAGTGTGTATTAATACAGCAATTCCAAATGTGACGATAATGACTACAGGTGCCACCGGCATTGGTTCGGCTACAGGATTACCTATAGGAGTTTCTGCAAACTGGTCGGGAAATGTGATTACGATCAGCGGAACGCCGACGGCATCAGGAACATTTAGTTACAGCATACCATTAACAGGCGGATGCGGAAGTGTAACTGCAACAGGAACCATTACGGTTACAGCAACGAATACTGCAGGAGTAGCTTCTTCCACTCCAACATTATGTATCAATACGGCACTGATAAATATTACCCACTCCACAACAGGAGCGACAGGCATCAGCAATAGCGGAGTTTCAGGAGCGAATGGTTTGCCAGCAGGAGTTTCCGCAACCTGGTCAGCAAATGTGATTTCGATCAGCGGAACCCCAACAGCATCAGGAACATTTAATTACAGTATTACATTAACAGGGGGCTGTGGATTGGTGAGTGCAACAGGAACAATTACAGTTTTTGCCGGCAATACCGTTGGTGCTGTTTCATCTTACCCTTCGTTATGTTTAGGAAATTCCCTTACTATAACCCACGCAACTACCGGATCAACTGGTTTGGGAACGGTGACGGGATTACCTATAGGCGTTAACGCTTCCTGGTCAGGAAATGTTCTTACCATTAGTGGAACTCCAACTTCATCCGGCACATTTAATTACAGTATTGCTTTGACAGGAGGTTGTGGCACTGCAAATGCAACCGGTACGATAACCGTCAACGCCTTACCCACCGCCTCTGTCACCGGCAATAACCAAATCTGTAAAAACACGGATGCGGTATTTAATCTGACAGGAACACCGGGGGCGACAGTCATGTACAATATCAATGGAGGAGGCAACAGCAGTGTTGTTCTGGCGGGGGGAACTGCTTTGGTAACAGTACCTTTAGCAACGGTAAACCAAACACTGAATATTGTTTCAGTCTCCAACGGGACCTGTATCAATTCAACTGGCTCTTCTGCAACCGTAAAGGTAGGTGAGGATTCTGTATATACCGGAACCGTTCCCACCGGTTCATGGAGCAGAGGTCTTCCAAACGACGACGGCTTGAATGCGGTGATTGCGGGCAACTACAACACTTCGGAAGGAGATATCAAAGCTTGTAACTGTACCGTCCAAAGTGGAGGTGTCCTGGCCATCAGTGCAGGGACTTTTGCTGAATTTGAAAACAATATTACCAACAACGGAACCCTTACCGTAGAATCCGACGGTAATCTTATCCAGGTCAATAAAAATGCGGTAAACTCCGGAAATATTGTGGTGAAACGCGATATTAAATTCTCCGCAGGTAGACAGCAGTATAATTATTTGATTTCTCCTGTAAAAAATATGGGTTTAAAAGATATCTATAAGGATGAGAAAGGAAATCCAGTTGCTGTACCGTTTGTTTTGTATCATAACGAAGCCGATAACAAATTTTATAACTCTTCTGGTGCGTATATTCCAGGCAGAGCTTTGGCTGTGAAAGAAGCAACAGGTGTTTTTGCCCCGTCTACCATGACGGCGATCTTCACAGGAGAACCCATGAACGGTGATTTACTCTACAACCTGGTGAATTCCAGTACCACCAATACTAATCGGGGCTACAATTTAATTGGGAATCCTTACCCTTCCAATTTAGATCTTGCTGCTTTCTACAGGGATAATTCTGACGGTTTAAGTCCGACCTTCAATTTGTGGGACAGTACTGCCAATACCCGAACCACCCAGGAAGGAGATAATTACGGCGGACAGGCATATTCTCAATGGAATGCAGCAACCCCACCCGGAAGTGGTTCTGGAGTAAACGCGAAAGGTGATGTTGCTACGGCAAAAATACCAACAAAATATGTGAAAGTAGGTCAAGGATTTATGGCTAAAAGTTTAGTCAGTACCAAAAAGGTTACTTTTACCAACACCATGCGTTCCACCGGAGCAGCGGAAGGATTTTTTGGCAAAGAAGCAGTTTCATTTGACCGTTATTGGTTGAATCTTACAAGTCCTGCCAATATCACTTCGCAGATTGCAGTGGTGTACTTCCCGGGTGGAAATGATGCTTATACCCTGGAAGATTCCAACTCCCTTTTGGGTACCGATGCGATCTACAGTTTGGTAGAAAACCAACCGGTCTCTATCAATGGTAAAAGCAGTTTTAGGAATACCGATGTGGTTTTATTGGGGACCAACCATTTTGCCAACGGAAATTATACCATTGCTTTAGGAAATCAAAAAGACGGTGTCTTCGCCAATGGACAAAACATTTACTTGAAAGACAAACAGACCGGAGTGATCACCAATTTATCTGAAGGCAATTATACCTTCGCCTCCAACGCGGGAGAAAGTACCGGCAGGTTTGAAATCATTTATCAGCCAGGAGCGGTTCTTGCTACCGATGCCGCAACCAAGGAAGAACTGGTAATCTACAGAGACAACAGCGACTTTGTGGTTAAGGCCCAGACTAAACAAATCACGGCTATTGAAGTCTATGATGCAGCCGGAAGATTGATCTACCGTGTACAGCCCAACAGCAAAACGGCGGTGATTGCTGCAGACCGTTTAGTCAACGGAGTTTATATTTTGAAGATCAGTCAAAACGGGCAGCTCACCTCCAGGAAAATCGTGAGGTAG
- a CDS encoding choice-of-anchor D domain-containing protein, translating to MKKYLLYFYRIIVLFAVLFSAAICGQISMSTTGSYQQDFNTLISTGTGNFTDNTTLPNWYAQRTGTGSTIVANTGSSTSGNLYSYGSGDSDRALGSLGSGTTGNFAWGTLLQNNSPYAITDIRISYTGEQWRNSAAEAQTVAFYYKISSLLSSDLQPNVNEGWTAVTYLDFTSPVTGGTAGVLDGNNAANRVVKNSISIPSIMLPTGSYILLKWDDPDHIGNDHGLSIDDVKIEWTVNSVAQPEPTNFPINFSCGVTTHSTIPLSWTDAAGTTPPDGYLIRWSSTSYTDIADPQDGTAAANGTNTQNVLQGTQTFTASGLSPNTAYFFKIWSYTNSGTAIDYKLVGEPKTSCATLAPPCNFSEDFSKSNAKASYTDGSFVGNNSIVWTYTKARDEGDFGINGKGIMLHTTNSKIISSSINNGISSFTCSLKKGFTGAGNRQVELLINGVSVGSSVAWDNADVQTFTINNLNIAGSITIEIRNSKNEQVVIDDLSWICFTGTPKPRISIQGNGVTITDGDTSPSAVDGTDFGTAILSGTEVVKTFTLHNVGSADLVLDDPAVVLLDGSKGFTVSAQPAVNPIPGFSNQIFKIKFNNAVPGTYTETVMIGSNDADTPVYSFDVKAIVSQPAITLGKTALSGFSYPFGQGPSVTQNFVVNGVNLGEDIRAEASSDWEISTNQTYDGGNAAPFSSIVFSKSLAGAVTNKTIHVRLKDGLEVGSYAGTVRLTSSNAATKVVMLRGQVVAGVSDMKVTGNGSSIANGSMSPNGLNNTLFASQNLGDSQTKAFEIKNLGGYPLTIGAITLSGPDASSFSVLNGPAAGTVLNQNGTATFEIKFAPTAIGAKNATLSVTNNDPKDNPYVFAVRGAATYCSSVGEIIIARQNFETVPASPAMNYTLTHFGTIAPGPNTGFSSGNSGSNSFPKANNLYSEGARGYRIQGADPLAEIPSGVTFIFDEVDTSIYDHINLSFKIAGFSLGSTGNGMDDLDASNTSTAIHADKLDYVLVEVSPDGGATWYPQAKVVSGEMNLAWSFGSAGTATGTRAYTADNHLTYFSSTAKNRYSAISITGLPAVAKLKLRISAQDNALNESWILDDVRITSTGLVPKIWNGAWFPSAPQTSDKAIIQADYNTADFGGFKVCQCEIGKKATLTVAAGTEVKISDFMVNDGSVIVQNKGNLIQVNESDTNSGAGNFKAEQLITLSAGRQQYNYLHSPAEGFNMKDLYKNARDENHLPVTAPFVLYHNEGTNTFLNSSGAYIKGRALAVKEPAIGFAPAQITAVFEGRPTNGTFIYTLVNSYPANIQRGYNLIGNPYSSNMDLVQFYQNNVASGKLSSTFYLWDHNANLQTAQFGDSYGGQAYAQFNAATPAGVGTPVKASGDAGTSVLKTPSRYVSVGQGFMAKLTAASSQNIIFSNSTRSSGSSQAYFGKGAGGNSEKAVDRFWLNMISPQNIASNIAIVYSEKGTDGFTEEDSRSMGGSDALYSCVEGEKLSVNGKSGFMNTDAVELGTAHFAAGNYTIALDKAEGIFEDGQNIYLKDRKTVIITSLSQGSYSFAADAGETTGRFEIVYQPEIILVTDRKVKEGILVYQDAGDFVIRAQTEKITQVEVYDAVGRLVYKIQPEYTRVVIPGHYFVQGLYILKIHQKEQLTVKKIVR from the coding sequence ATGAAAAAATATTTACTTTATTTTTATAGAATAATAGTGCTCTTTGCTGTGCTGTTTTCAGCTGCAATCTGTGGGCAGATATCAATGTCAACCACAGGATCTTATCAACAGGATTTTAATACATTAATTTCTACAGGTACCGGAAATTTTACAGATAATACTACTTTGCCGAACTGGTACGCACAAAGAACAGGGACGGGTTCTACAATTGTTGCAAATACAGGCAGCTCAACCAGCGGTAATCTTTACAGCTACGGATCAGGTGATTCAGATAGGGCTTTAGGTTCATTAGGATCTGGCACCACGGGAAATTTCGCTTGGGGAACTTTGTTGCAGAATAATTCACCGTACGCCATCACCGATATCAGAATTTCTTATACCGGCGAACAATGGAGGAACTCTGCCGCAGAGGCTCAAACGGTTGCTTTCTACTATAAGATTTCGAGTTTACTGAGTTCTGATTTACAGCCAAACGTAAATGAGGGTTGGACCGCTGTCACATATCTGGATTTTACAAGTCCGGTCACGGGCGGAACAGCAGGTGTGTTAGACGGAAATAATGCTGCAAACAGAGTGGTGAAAAACAGTATTTCAATTCCTTCTATAATGCTGCCCACAGGTTCTTATATTCTGCTCAAATGGGATGATCCTGACCATATTGGAAATGATCATGGGTTATCAATAGATGATGTTAAAATTGAATGGACAGTCAACAGTGTGGCGCAACCCGAGCCCACTAATTTTCCCATCAACTTCTCCTGCGGCGTTACTACCCATTCTACGATTCCCCTTTCCTGGACAGATGCAGCAGGAACCACTCCTCCGGACGGGTATCTGATCCGGTGGAGCAGTACTTCTTATACTGACATTGCAGATCCGCAAGATGGAACAGCAGCTGCCAACGGTACAAATACACAGAATGTTTTGCAGGGAACGCAGACTTTTACTGCCTCCGGACTTTCTCCCAATACGGCTTACTTTTTTAAAATCTGGTCCTACACCAATTCTGGAACTGCGATTGATTACAAATTAGTTGGTGAGCCGAAAACGAGTTGTGCTACGCTTGCTCCGCCATGCAATTTTTCAGAGGATTTTTCCAAATCAAATGCTAAAGCGTCTTATACCGATGGCTCATTCGTGGGGAATAACTCGATTGTCTGGACTTATACCAAAGCAAGAGACGAAGGAGATTTCGGAATAAATGGGAAAGGAATCATGTTGCATACTACAAACAGTAAAATAATTTCATCCTCCATTAATAATGGCATTTCAAGTTTCACATGCAGTTTAAAAAAAGGATTTACGGGGGCTGGAAACAGGCAGGTTGAACTTTTAATCAATGGTGTATCCGTAGGAAGTTCTGTTGCCTGGGATAATGCCGATGTACAAACTTTTACAATTAATAATCTCAATATTGCCGGAAGTATTACTATAGAAATTAGAAACAGTAAAAATGAGCAAGTTGTTATTGACGATCTTTCCTGGATCTGCTTCACCGGAACACCCAAACCCAGGATCAGTATTCAGGGGAATGGCGTGACCATTACCGATGGAGATACAAGTCCCTCGGCAGTGGACGGAACCGATTTCGGCACCGCAATTCTTTCCGGTACGGAGGTCGTGAAAACTTTTACGCTGCATAATGTCGGCTCCGCAGATTTGGTATTGGATGATCCCGCAGTGGTGTTGCTGGATGGTTCGAAAGGATTTACCGTTTCTGCGCAACCTGCTGTCAACCCGATCCCCGGCTTTTCCAACCAGATTTTCAAAATCAAATTTAATAATGCTGTTCCCGGAACTTATACTGAAACAGTCATGATTGGCAGCAACGATGCTGATACTCCGGTGTATTCATTTGATGTAAAAGCGATTGTTTCTCAACCTGCCATTACCCTCGGTAAAACCGCCCTTTCCGGATTTTCGTATCCTTTTGGTCAGGGGCCTTCTGTCACTCAGAATTTTGTAGTGAACGGTGTGAATTTAGGAGAAGATATTAGAGCGGAGGCTTCCTCAGATTGGGAAATCTCCACCAACCAGACTTATGACGGGGGAAATGCAGCTCCTTTTTCCAGCATCGTATTTTCTAAATCTTTGGCCGGTGCGGTCACGAATAAAACAATTCATGTCCGCCTTAAAGATGGTTTGGAGGTTGGCTCTTATGCTGGAACCGTTAGATTAACTTCCTCCAATGCTGCGACTAAAGTAGTAATGCTCAGAGGACAGGTTGTTGCGGGAGTTTCCGATATGAAAGTTACCGGAAACGGAAGTTCTATTGCGAATGGAAGTATGAGTCCGAATGGTCTAAACAATACCCTGTTTGCCAGCCAGAATTTAGGTGACTCCCAAACCAAGGCTTTCGAAATTAAAAACCTGGGTGGTTATCCCCTTACCATCGGAGCCATCACTCTTTCCGGCCCAGATGCTTCTTCTTTTTCTGTTTTGAATGGTCCCGCAGCAGGAACGGTCCTGAATCAAAATGGAACGGCAACCTTTGAAATTAAATTTGCACCTACCGCAATTGGTGCGAAAAACGCGACCCTGTCTGTTACCAACAACGATCCAAAAGACAATCCTTACGTATTTGCGGTGAGAGGGGCAGCGACCTACTGTTCCTCTGTGGGAGAAATCATCATCGCACGGCAGAATTTTGAAACGGTGCCTGCGAGTCCTGCAATGAATTACACGCTCACCCACTTTGGCACCATTGCACCGGGACCGAATACGGGATTTTCCAGTGGAAACAGTGGCAGCAACAGTTTTCCTAAAGCCAATAATCTCTATTCGGAGGGGGCAAGAGGCTACCGGATTCAGGGCGCAGATCCCTTAGCCGAAATTCCGTCCGGTGTTACTTTCATTTTTGATGAGGTAGATACTTCCATTTACGACCATATCAATCTTTCGTTTAAGATTGCCGGCTTTTCCCTGGGAAGCACCGGTAATGGGATGGATGATTTAGATGCTTCCAACACCAGTACCGCCATTCATGCGGATAAACTGGATTATGTACTGGTGGAGGTCAGTCCGGACGGAGGTGCTACGTGGTATCCGCAGGCCAAAGTGGTGTCCGGAGAAATGAATCTGGCGTGGAGTTTTGGAAGTGCCGGAACTGCGACGGGAACCCGTGCGTATACAGCAGATAATCATTTAACCTATTTCAGTTCTACCGCTAAAAATCGCTACAGCGCAATATCTATTACCGGTCTTCCTGCGGTTGCGAAGCTCAAACTAAGAATTTCTGCGCAGGATAATGCGCTGAATGAATCCTGGATTTTAGATGATGTACGCATTACGAGTACCGGTTTGGTTCCTAAAATATGGAATGGAGCATGGTTTCCCTCTGCGCCACAAACTTCCGATAAGGCCATTATTCAAGCAGATTACAATACAGCAGACTTTGGCGGTTTTAAAGTCTGTCAGTGTGAGATCGGTAAAAAGGCGACCCTCACCGTTGCGGCAGGTACCGAAGTGAAGATTTCTGATTTCATGGTGAATGACGGCAGTGTGATTGTTCAGAATAAGGGGAATCTGATTCAGGTCAATGAAAGCGATACCAATTCGGGAGCGGGAAATTTTAAAGCCGAACAGCTTATTACCCTTTCTGCCGGGCGGCAGCAGTACAATTACCTCCATTCCCCGGCCGAAGGTTTTAACATGAAAGACCTTTATAAAAATGCACGGGACGAGAATCATCTGCCGGTCACCGCCCCATTTGTCCTCTATCACAACGAGGGAACCAATACTTTTCTGAATTCTTCCGGAGCGTATATCAAGGGTCGGGCTCTGGCGGTAAAAGAACCGGCAATTGGTTTTGCGCCGGCCCAGATCACCGCCGTTTTTGAAGGCAGGCCAACCAACGGAACTTTCATTTATACCTTGGTCAATTCGTATCCTGCCAATATTCAGCGGGGATATAATTTGATTGGGAATCCCTATTCTTCCAATATGGATCTTGTTCAGTTTTATCAGAATAATGTGGCTTCCGGAAAACTAAGCTCCACTTTTTATTTATGGGATCATAATGCCAATCTTCAAACCGCGCAGTTTGGGGATTCATACGGCGGACAGGCTTATGCACAGTTCAATGCCGCAACGCCCGCAGGAGTAGGGACTCCTGTGAAAGCAAGTGGAGATGCAGGAACATCGGTATTGAAAACTCCATCACGGTATGTAAGTGTGGGGCAAGGTTTTATGGCTAAGCTGACTGCTGCATCGAGTCAGAATATTATATTCAGTAACAGCACCAGATCGTCCGGTTCTTCTCAGGCTTATTTTGGTAAAGGGGCGGGTGGGAATTCTGAGAAAGCAGTGGATCGCTTCTGGCTCAATATGATCAGCCCCCAAAATATCGCATCCAATATCGCGATCGTTTATTCTGAAAAAGGCACCGATGGGTTTACCGAAGAAGACAGCCGTTCTATGGGCGGTTCTGATGCGCTGTACAGTTGTGTAGAAGGAGAAAAGCTGTCTGTCAACGGAAAGAGCGGTTTTATGAATACGGATGCTGTAGAATTGGGAACTGCGCATTTCGCAGCGGGAAATTATACCATCGCACTGGATAAGGCAGAAGGAATCTTTGAAGACGGCCAAAATATCTACCTGAAAGACAGGAAAACCGTTATCATTACCAGTCTGAGTCAGGGCAGTTATTCTTTTGCAGCTGATGCCGGCGAAACAACAGGTAGATTTGAAATTGTTTATCAGCCGGAAATCATTTTGGTAACCGACCGTAAAGTAAAAGAGGGAATACTGGTGTACCAGGATGCCGGGGATTTTGTCATCAGAGCCCAAACTGAGAAAATAACACAGGTTGAGGTTTATGATGCCGTTGGCAGACTTGTCTATAAAATACAACCGGAATATACCAGAGTTGTCATCCCGGGCCACTATTTTGTTCAGGGTCTTTATATTTTAAAGATCCATCAAAAAGAACAGTTGACGGTGAAGAAAATCGTGAGATAA
- a CDS encoding lipoate--protein ligase → MLLIDSPSQNAYFNIASEEYLLHRFPTEDIFLLYVNAPSIIVGKFQNTLAEINLDYVKEKEIKVVRRMSGGGTVYHDLGNLNFSFHTLLGQNDFGDFSFFTQPVLNMLNQLNVPAELKGRNDLLVEGKKFSGNAKLARHGKMIQHGTILLNSEMEVLGEALKVNPLKFIDKAIKSTRSRVTNLINYLPEDTTTDHLKNLLTEEIIKNNPGAERYELTAEDLQGIHQLMAEKYETWDWNFGFSPNYNFKKAIKVPAGFIEVHLDVVQGFIEKAKIFGDFFASKPIEELEEQLIGQKHEISALKELLTAVDLTGYFGKVTVEEVLEGFN, encoded by the coding sequence ATGCTTCTCATCGATTCCCCTTCTCAGAATGCCTATTTCAATATTGCCTCGGAAGAATACCTGCTTCACCGCTTCCCGACGGAAGATATTTTCTTATTGTACGTCAATGCGCCCTCGATTATCGTAGGAAAATTTCAAAATACCCTGGCCGAAATTAATCTCGACTATGTCAAGGAAAAAGAAATCAAAGTCGTGCGCCGGATGTCGGGTGGTGGAACAGTATATCACGATCTGGGAAACCTCAACTTTTCCTTCCATACCCTTTTGGGTCAGAATGATTTTGGTGACTTTTCTTTTTTCACCCAACCCGTGCTCAATATGCTGAATCAGTTAAATGTGCCCGCAGAATTAAAAGGCCGTAATGATTTATTGGTAGAGGGTAAAAAATTCAGTGGCAACGCCAAACTCGCGCGCCATGGAAAAATGATTCAGCATGGCACCATCCTGCTGAATTCCGAAATGGAAGTGCTGGGTGAAGCGCTGAAAGTCAATCCTTTGAAATTCATCGACAAAGCCATTAAATCTACCCGCTCGCGTGTGACCAACCTCATCAATTATCTGCCCGAAGACACCACTACAGATCACCTTAAAAACCTGCTCACCGAAGAGATCATCAAAAATAATCCGGGCGCAGAACGGTATGAACTGACCGCAGAAGACCTACAGGGAATCCATCAGTTAATGGCAGAGAAATACGAAACCTGGGACTGGAATTTTGGATTTTCACCCAATTATAATTTCAAGAAAGCCATCAAAGTTCCAGCTGGTTTTATTGAAGTCCATTTAGACGTCGTACAGGGTTTCATTGAAAAAGCCAAAATATTCGGCGACTTCTTCGCCTCAAAACCGATTGAAGAACTGGAAGAACAGCTCATCGGACAAAAGCATGAAATCTCTGCTTTAAAAGAACTCCTGACCGCTGTTGACCTGACAGGGTATTTTGGAAAAGTCACCGTGGAGGAAGTGCTGGAAGGATTTAACTGA